A window of Rosa rugosa chromosome 7, drRosRugo1.1, whole genome shotgun sequence genomic DNA:
atattttgagcattaccctttggaatatgtgatttatcttagatgttgtgttgtctatgataatgggtaattgagtaaagtgcgatagttgagtcgttgagatgaattaaatgaggagtcgagtgaattgagaaaagcagtcattcgtaaggtgaaccttggcccaggtgacactttacgatacagttagagctctagtctgtctgccatcatactgcttgggggataaacgagttatcatatgcccttgggtatgacatcacatactgaatgggatgattaatataattaatcataagcctgtaagtatgatatactgaatggggtgattaatataattaatcataagcctgtaagtataatatactgcatgggatgatttatataaataaatcataagcctgtgagtatatattgagtaagaagttgtttatttttgagtagtcatgatgagatgtgagttgattgatgcttgaagtgacgttgtacacttcaattcttatgcaaaacaaaattaaaatgtgcttgagttgattgtgttactttaaatcgtgcaatcctttcgtttactcatacgagctttgcaaaaagcttaccgggtttgtattgttgcaatcccggtacactattcaaacggtgtagcgggtaatcctgcaggtcaggagaatcagggcggtgatcgagcgggttagagtatttgttatagttttacagcatttgtaatagtgaggtgagttaagctcattgagccttagaatttgatttggtgagagtgtgttgtaataattaacttgaggatttgatttattgtaatattgagaggtgtgaagtgtggttgttttgagaaaaaaattcaggttgtatttatgtgagttgtattaattcatgtttcagatttggatttgttattcaaaatccggggcgtgacaatttcTCATTTATCTAATATCTAAAGCTATAAATATTTTAAATATGtaattttaagaaaaatattaatcttacctcaattttattcttatttttttattttttattaaagttttggtatatattttaaattttaatttttttttttcttaaaactTCTGAGTGCCCCACTTGATATGAAATTCTGACTCCGCCACTGCTTATATGGCTCTATTCTCAACTTTTTATCTAAATGATCCATTAAAATTTTATGAGTTTATTGGTGAACCACTTGGaataataaaaatgaaaaagaaccaACATAAAAGAGAGAACTTAAATTAGCATCTTCTAATTATTTCTTGTTGTCTGTCAGTTGTAATATGGTACAGTACATTGTCAAAGTTCttgattattttttttagtttttggtAAAAATTTCACAACATTCTCAATAGAAGCATGAAAAATATATCACCCACCACATGCAATTGACCGCCTCACAAAAGTTGTTTCTTCAGTTCGAAACAAACGATTGCTCATCTAgccatcaaaacaaaaaaaaaaaaaacgattgcTCATCTATATGTTCGAAATGGCCAGAACATGGTTTACCTTAgcaaaaaagaaacatatacGGGTTTCAATGTCTTAGCAAACAAGAAAAATTCATGGTTTAAtacttttaatttaatttaattaacaccCTTTGAAATATTGGACTTCCATCGTTGATTCCCAGCAAGTTCTCGAGTCTTTAACTAATTGACCTTAAACATGAACTATCACCAGCTCACATAATAGACAGATGAAGGGGTCGTTCTCACCCAACTCTTAGTTCCAAAATCTCCAATCAAGATGCAAACAACTATCCACCAAACATTGTTATATTAATGGTAATGATGGACGCTTGTCAAATTCCACTTCCAAATGCACACTTCCAATTACATCACTGAATAGCTCCGAAGAAAGCTAATTCCCAAATGTTGATCTATAATTGGTTGTTCAAACCGTACCCAGAAAAATAAGACTAAACACTGAAAGCCACTGCACCATTCCAAACCAAAAGGAGCACATTTGATAATACTAGTCTAATAATCGATTTGATTACTCCGGCACGTGAGACGTGGGAAATGtgaagacctaaattggtaacCATTCTTCACCGTACGCGTGTCCTGTGCGGTATGCCCTTGCATGGAAGTAACAAACCCTAATCAATCAATCCTGATGGGTATATGGTTCAATGGGTTTACGCCACGTGTGCTCCACAATACCGTGTGACACGCATCTCCACTTAACCCAATTATTATTTGTGGGCTCTCTAAAAATCTTTCCTTTTCATTTTGTGATCTAACCTCTTTCGGCCGACACTAATTAAATATTGTTAAGATTTTTGATCAAGAGTACCTTTGCAAATTGGTGTGCCTCTGTTTACTTATTTAAGATTCTTCCCCAATAATTTCGTATTTTCTCCAGAGGCTACTATGGTTGAAATTCAGTGAAGCTACGGTGTTGGGTTCTCACACTTTTATCGTACTTTTTATTGTCCTTTGATGAAGATTGATACTGGGAAGAAGTTGTGCAAGTCTATGAACCAATaagtcaaagcaaatggagtagccattcgtgcactctttgctaattggtacttattagaatacatagatttttgtggagactcctgatattatttcggaaggTTCTCTTGATGTTTATGTTTAAAAGAAAATGTATATTAAAAATTAGATCGAAGATTACACATGATGCCACACCATATTTAGAACACAATAATGAGAGATACCAATTAAGTAACTTTAGCTATCTTCTAACACAATCAGTACAAAAATATCAGGCTTTCAACCAACTGCGAATTAAAAACCATGAACTCAGGCCTTGAAGCTTTCTGTGTCCCTTTAGCTATTAAAAAATGGTCAATATCCCAAATTTGAGTCTAAGTCCGGTCTCGAAGGAGATACAGCAATTAATATCTTTTTCCTTTGGCGTAAAGCTTGATTACCCCAATTATATTAGTTATGGgagcccttctaatgaggaccattACAATGAGAACTAGTTGAAGACTTTTGTGTTAGACCCACTTTTTTATTACATTTcgacaaatcaaccgttagatgttaatatatttatatgtagatcatttatgcaatttttcaaccaaattaaaaatcgttaagaaattcataatcatgatttatcagttatgaacatgaacggttcatgtttgacagatttggtttgttcattgatttgatctacTTCGATACCTTCacgattagcaatttggaagaaaattttcagaagtgatctactaatggatctaatggttgatttgccgtaatgtaatcgaaaaatAAGTCTCCCGAACtattgattagaaagtcctcagCTAGTTCTCAATTTAGTGGTTTTCATTAGAAGAGCTGTCTACTTCTTATCCCAAAAAGCCACCAAAATTAGGAGCAGGACAACATGAATAGAAATAGATACAACAACAGCAAGCCCAATAAAAGATCTGGCCCAAATTAACCTTTGCAAGAAATCCACCAACCAAAAGCCGACTGATTTGGTAAAACTAACCAAATATGGTAAAAATCTGGTAATTCTAGGTACTACTAACTTCAGCATATGTAGTTGCCTTCTAACTAGACCTTTTAAACCCCTAAATCCATATACAAGTAAGGGTGCAAATTAGAATAATGTTTTTCAGTGAGGCAATAATAGAATAAGACATAAATTTAGGATCTTAATAAAATTCACGCTAGAACCCAAAGCTCCTTTTTATCCTGTTAGCATAATTAGCATCCCTCGGTCTATTTACGTTATGGGTTTTCACTTCAAGCCTCCTTTTCAATTCCACAGTTCTCCTTCCGTGTTTGTGGCTTATATTTCTCTCTAAACCATTGTCAATATAACACTAAGCGTAGACAACTTTTCCAACTCTTAAACTCTGTTACAACTCAGAATCTCATTCCAGTACTGCTATGTTGAATGATCAAAGGGTTGGCACCAGCCGTGAACATGAAGATGATGATCACGGTGACGATGAGATAGTCCGGGATATCCACGCCTTGACACCACCTCATCCTCCGCAGGCTGCTAATAGTGGTGGCCGTCAAAGAGAGGCTTGGGAAACTGGTGGTCAGATATCACCATCTCTGTCCGTGGCTAGTACTGAAGGTGCTTCTAGTGAGAATTTTACTTCCATGAGTAGAGAGTTCAGTGCTCTAGTGGTTGCAGGGTCAACAATTCCGAATAGTAGTTTTAGTAACAATGATATGAATGATGGTGCTGTAAATAATCCTGGAAACAACTTGGGATTGGGTAGAATTGGAGAGGAGGACAATATGCTGGAGGAGACCAATCCCTTGGCTATAGTAACAGATAATTATCACTCTTCGGACCCAATTGCTTCTCCAAGAAGTATCGGGGCTAACAATAATACCATGGCTGGCTCTTCTTCATCAAGCATGATTGGCACTAATCAAGGGCATCAAGGTGAGATTTCTGTGCATGTGGTCAAGAAGGAAGAGGTGGAATCAAAGATATCCGCGTGGCAGAACGCAAAGATTGCCAAGGTTAACAACAGGTTCAAGAGGGAGGATGCTGTTATAAATGGTTGGGAAAGTGAGCAGGTTCAGAAAGCTTCTACATGGATGAAGAAAATTGAGGTAAGCAAAGCAAATCTTCATAGTTCTATTTAGGAAAATTTTTGTGATAAGATCGTGATGGTTTTTGTGATTAGCTGAAATTAGGAAAGTACCACTTTCTTTGGTAGTCAATTATCAATCTCTTTTGAGCATGTACTTCATAGTCAAACAAATAATCATAGTCATCAACAAATCCTAATAAGAACAGTAATAGTTTAATACGCTCTTATCATCTTTATCATAATCTGATATATATACTTTGATCCTTCGTTTCAGTGAATATTATTCATAACTTCTATTTTTGTCAGTGTAAAAACAATTTGTTATTGTCTTTGGGTCTGATTTTTCACAAAATTGGGAAGTAATGGGAAAAGTGAATACTCATTGGTACCCAAAATCACTTGAATTGTTCAGAGGAAGTTGGAAGAGAAAAGAGCAAGGGCCTTCGAGAAGATGCAAAATGATATAGCCAAAGCTCACAGAAAAGCAGAGGAGAGGAAGGCATCCGCTGAGGCTAAGAGAGGAACAAAAGTGGCCAGGGTTCTTGAAATAGCCAATTTAATGAGAGCTGTTGGAAGAGCACCTGCCAAAAAGTCCTTCTTCTAATCCTGAATATGAAATATGTCAGGGAAAATAATTGCCCCAGAATCATATAAGGACCTTTTCCTTTTGAAAAGAAGGCATCCTATATGAAATGGGGCAGttcattaaaaaacaaaatatatgaaATGGGGCAGTGAAGAGTGGCATCAAAGGAAACGATCAAACTATGTATTTTGAGTGTTTTGGATTGATTGGTCTTTCTGAGTGTTGTAAGTGTCTTCGAATTTTGGATGGTATTGTTAGCTAAATTAGAGTAGTGAAGAAACCTTTTGGGTCTTGTACACTTAGTGCCTAATGAGGTAATGCCCGTCTTCCCATATATGAAATGGAATGGTACTATTTCCTTGTGTAATCAGCTAAACGTACAGCAAACTAATATTCATATGGAACCGGAAAATCAAACACTGCATACACACATTTTACCACCAGAATGGAACAGGGCCACAATTCTATTAGAATTAGTGAGAATTAGTGAAAACGTAATGAAATGTAGGAATCTAAATAACTGTGACATACTTATATTACTTTCCCCGTATCTAACTATACCAAAATAGCCAAACTCCAGGAGCTCTATTTAACGAGCATCAACCTAGCACAGACTAATCACTAATGTATGCCAACCTAGATCAGACTAAGCAATCTGAAATCTTTTCAGAATCTCAAAAGTGACCACACAGTTGAGACGAATGATTATGACTTTTCCAAGCATATAACTATAACAAAATAGCTAAACTCCAGGAGCTCTATCTAATGAGCAACAACCTAGCGCAGACTAATGTATGCCAAGTTGCCAACCAAGATCAGACTAATTTATGCCTGGCAATGAAGAAAGACACGTTATATTAGAAGGCATGCCTGATGAAAAGATCGATCCCTTACCTAATGATAAGAAGGTTATGAAATTACCTATCGAAACTTTCAGTAGCGACAGAGTCCTTCTTTATGTGGGTTttgaattatttatttatggTTTAAGGTAACCGCAGAACTATGACATTTTAGAACTTCTTTACTGTAGAATCCTCGTTAGAAGGAGTTTTAGACACCCACAAATTACTCTATGGAGTCAAAATAAACAAATGAAAAGCATTCTAAAGTGAATTTGCTTAGTGCCTTGGTCACAACATACTTTCACTAGCATGAAAGTACTTCACTTAATAAAATGCACCTCAAGTTTTAGAACAACACAAAAGACTACAACAGTATAAGCAATCTGTCTTGGGTCTGAGATAATGAATATGGACCACTGAGTGATCCCTAATGTGTTAGCAATGTCCAAGGCTTGCAATTATGAAAATGATCTATCACCGACAAAAGACATATTGTCACCCAAATAGCTTACTACTCGTACGGGATTCTTTGTTTAGTAGAACAAAAGGCGAAAAGGAAGGATCCAATTTTTCAAGAATGTAACCCACTAACAAAGGATATTTCATTCTCCCATTTTCCACGTTTGCAATTTTTGCCAATAATCTCTTGAATTTCATTTTTATGATGGGTTGTTTACTGTTTAAGGTTCTAGCTTGAGTTTGGCTGACAACAGGGTGGGAGGGAATGGACTTTGAAAGAGCGAATGCTACTTGTCATTTGTGGATTACAATAGGGCTAATCATCTCTTTCACATTCAGTATTAAAGAAGAATACCGACTCCATTTCATTGTTGTATTGAACTATAAATTATATCTAAGttatagaaactaaattatagCGAAGGCCAGAACACTGTCACAAACTGACTCCCCAGTTGGGTTGAGGTGTCAAATTCCATCGCTATTAATTTAACATTTACATTAAGTAGTGGGTGATGTTATGTACACCTTGCCTTTTCTCACTACTCTACTTTCACGTGGTAGAACATGATCATAACAAAAAGGGATTTGATCAATCCCCCGGAGGTTTACATGCCCAGGGCGTTTCTTAACATCTAACTAGATTCCAAGTATGTCCCAAAAATTATTCCTCTAGCATTTAAGATATCAGAAACAGCACTTACAGTAGGGAAGCACCTTGACTGATATCCATCTTTATTGTATTCTTCATCTTAGGGAAGTGATCTAGTTGCATATGCTCGATCCGCTGCCAATGAAGTTTAAGAATTTTAGTCCATGAATAAAAGCAACCTTGCTGCAAATTCAAGGAAGAAGATAAAATGATTACTTATAAAGGATCTGCAGCCAGACAGAGATCACTTCTATCATGACTGTTCAGTTTTATTTGAATCTTCAAGAGATTCAACTTCTCATAAATTTCATCGCTTTTCGGATGGTCCATATCACTTgccacaaaataatgaaacttATTATCTACTTCAATCCAGCTGCAACCTGCTTCTTTGTTTACTTTCAAGTCATTCATAACAGTTCTAACTTTTGCAGCCTCATCAAACATTCCTCCTCCAGCATACATATTTGAAACAAGTATATATGACCCAGCCTCATCAGGTTCCAACTCAAGCAAATGCTTTGAAGCTAAAATGCCAAAATTTAAATTCCCACATAACATGCAGACATTGACTAAAGTTCTCCAAAGCATCGGTGAGTCTGGAAATGGACTTGTGTTGATGAAATCGATGGCTTCTGAAAATTCCCCAGCCCGACCCAAAAGATCGACCATGCAACCAAAGTGCTCAATCACGGACCTAGTCCCATATTTTGGCTCCATTTCGTTGAATAAGCATAACCCAGTTTCCCATAATCCAGAGTAACTGCAAGCTTGAAGAACAGCCAACAACGTAATTCCATCAGGGGCAAAACCTTCTTCCTTCATATTTTCAAACAGTGAAAGTGCTTTGGTGCCTTCTCCATGAAGAGCATATGCTGAAATTATGGCATTCCAGGATACACAATCACGACTATTCATACCATTGAACATTTGAAAAGCTTCTTCAATGCTACCACATTTGGCATACATGGTAATTATAGCATTACCTACAGTGGAATTGGCTTCAAATCCAGCTTTGATAGCATAAGAATGAAGACTCTTACCCATAACCAAGCAGGCTTCCTCAGCAGACAAGCTAAGGAGCCTCGAAAAAGTTATGGAATCTGGAATTATGCCAGCATATCTTGATTGATTAAATAAGACAATGGGATCGTCTTCAACATGTATATGTGATTCCATGAATCCAGCCAGAACTGCATTGAGTGAGGCAGTATTTTTACCTGAAAGACCATCGAAAACCCGTCTTGCAGATTGAAAGTTCCCACATTTGGCATATATGTCTATCAAAGCTGTCCCAACATGAACACCAGAGTAATAACCAAGTTTTGTAACACACGCGTGGATTTGACGTCCCAATTCCAGATTTCTGCACTCTGAGCAGGCATCAAGAATAGTACATAAAAAACTAGAATCACAATGAATGCCTAGATCAAGTACTTTCAAGAAAACATCCAGAGCCTTATCAACAGGGCCATTTTTGACATACATTGATAAAACAGCTGTCCAAGAGATCAAGTTCCTCTCATCCACTG
This region includes:
- the LOC133721264 gene encoding putative pentatricopeptide repeat-containing protein At3g01580; translated protein: MDTLLSNALLPAFYVPQRPFPPLKNTFSKSSSIRNPKPRSLHFSTNSTLPASPQQAQHSLLFNEWPQLLKFSIGSKNLMLGQAIHAFLLKCRCQTDTDTFQGNNLVNLYSKFKRLDDAHRVFDEMPERNTITWTTLMKGYSEVGDYASLFRIARDMFRGEEKFNEHTCSVILEACGSLEEPRRGEQVHGFVVKSGLQDNVFVATSLVSMYSRSDCLGNAEKVFSDMDYKDIQCLNYMILEYGRAGLGEKAIGVFIDLLSSGIDPNDYTFTNLISACSGDVGVHEGRQLHGLAVKYGIICETSVGNAVITMYGKHGMIEEAETMFYTVDERNLISWTAVLSMYVKNGPVDKALDVFLKVLDLGIHCDSSFLCTILDACSECRNLELGRQIHACVTKLGYYSGVHVGTALIDIYAKCGNFQSARRVFDGLSGKNTASLNAVLAGFMESHIHVEDDPIVLFNQSRYAGIIPDSITFSRLLSLSAEEACLVMGKSLHSYAIKAGFEANSTVGNAIITMYAKCGSIEEAFQMFNGMNSRDCVSWNAIISAYALHGEGTKALSLFENMKEEGFAPDGITLLAVLQACSYSGLWETGLCLFNEMEPKYGTRSVIEHFGCMVDLLGRAGEFSEAIDFINTSPFPDSPMLWRTLVNVCMLCGNLNFGILASKHLLELEPDEAGSYILVSNMYAGGGMFDEAAKVRTVMNDLKVNKEAGCSWIEVDNKFHYFVASDMDHPKSDEIYEKLNLLKIQIKLNSHDRSDLCLAADPL
- the LOC133722081 gene encoding remorin 4.1-like translates to MLNDQRVGTSREHEDDDHGDDEIVRDIHALTPPHPPQAANSGGRQREAWETGGQISPSLSVASTEGASSENFTSMSREFSALVVAGSTIPNSSFSNNDMNDGAVNNPGNNLGLGRIGEEDNMLEETNPLAIVTDNYHSSDPIASPRSIGANNNTMAGSSSSSMIGTNQGHQGEISVHVVKKEEVESKISAWQNAKIAKVNNRFKREDAVINGWESEQVQKASTWMKKIERKLEEKRARAFEKMQNDIAKAHRKAEERKASAEAKRGTKVARVLEIANLMRAVGRAPAKKSFF